TGTTGTTTTCGTCAATTTTTTCAATTCTGTAATCCGGCAATTTATGTATCAGGTCATCCTGCGAAGCTGTTTCTGTAGGAATTGGGCTGATTTTGTAAAATTTATAGATATTGTCCATTTTCAGGACATTTTTTACTTGTTTTGTAAAAGTGGCTTCAGTGGTAAAGTCGGCATAATAATAAGTTGTTTTATAACTATTTTCACTCACTTCTTCAAGCAAAAACTTATCCTTACCTGCTACCCAGAGATTATCACGTTTATTTAGCAAAAATCCGGTGTATTTTTTATCAGCAATTTTGATTACACCTATTCGATAAGCCTTGTCGTCGCTTTCCCATACTCCTTCTACCGGCGAAAGGCCCGAAAGGTTGGATTTTAGATAAGATTCAAACTTGGGTTCTGAAGTAAATTTTTGAACTCCCACTTTCGCAGCTCTTGCTTCCACCTCTTCCTTGGTTTCAGTTTCTGTAAACGAGGTTTGAGTATTAATAAACAAATGGCCGTCTTTGAAAAACTCCGTCCATTCTTTCAAAATATAATAACAAGTACGTGGGTCAGTTACGCCTTTAACTTTGGCACTTATTTTTTTATTCAATTCGTCAAATTTCACCTTAGTGGCCGGTGTAATTTTCATTGAATAAGCAGCATAATTGTCTTTGATTTTCTGAGAAATCTCTTCGTAGTTTTTATTACAATCGCAATCTCCTTGGCTATAAGATGCTGAATACGATGCAATTAGGAAAAATAAAATTAGTCTTTTCATTTAGTTTCGCACTGATGTTAATACCAATATACCAAGATTCGTGCCTAAAATGCATTGAGAATCTCAGAACCTTCGAAACTTACATGAAAAACTCACTCTTCGCCTTCAGGCAACTCAAGATATTGAATCGGTGCGATAGCATTTCCGGCGATGCCTTTGATACTACCATACATATCGATAGTATTGGTGATTACTTTTTCGATCTGTATCTCCCGCTCCTTCCATATTCTTTGCATTGAGCGTTTTTCTTTGTCCAACTCCACTTTTAGGTTACTGAATCCCTCCACTATGGCTTCAATCTGTTGTCTAAACTGATTGCTGGTCAAAAAATTGTACAGAATACTCATTTTGTCGGCTTTGTTATCGTTGACAGATCGGGCCATCTGGGTCCGAAGCAATATTTCTCTTAAAACAAAAACCAGACTTTTAACTTCATGAAATCCACAAACCCATACTCCTTCTTTCTCCCCAAACTTGTCCATGTCTTTCGGCATAACCTGAGTTACGAGAACGGCAATTTCGGCACCTGTTTCACGTTGGTCAGTTTTTAGTTTTTCAATCCAATCCCCTCCAAAAGCCTGTGTACGCTTGCTTTCAAAAATGATTTTGCCACAAATCTGCCCAAACTCGTTGATGACTGTCTGCACGGCATCGGCACCACGTTGCCCTTTTTTTATTTCTTCGATCAGATCATAAGGAAAAGCCTGTGCGAGCATACTTTCGAGAGCCAGCTCCTGCACTTCACCTTGCAACTGCATAGAGCCTTGCTCGGCCTTGCGTTTCATCTCATTGACGAGGTTCATCTGGGTCTCGAGCTTTTTCTCATATTCTTTTTTCACCATTTCAAACTCCTCGTCTTTCTTCTTTTTGGCGTTTTCTTCTATTTCTTTGGATCGTTCTATAAGTTGTTTTTCGAGCTGAATTTTCAACATATCCTGCTGATTTTTAAGCTCTTGTTCTTTCTTAAGAAGTTCGAGTTCTTTTTGCTGGCTCAACAAAATTTGTTTTTGTTTAGCTTCGTTATCTTCTTTAAGAGCTTGTAGTTGGGCTGCATTCTGGGATTCGGCACGTTTTTGGGCTTCAGATTGAGCTATTGCCCACATT
The sequence above is a segment of the Cytophagaceae bacterium genome. Coding sequences within it:
- a CDS encoding DUF2130 domain-containing protein, which gives rise to MSPNLTTCPNCGHQFDAGEAMQKHLEIELKKNFEAQEKANALKLEELKKQMAEEKRIFEQEEKKKMWAIAQSEAQKRAESQNAAQLQALKEDNEAKQKQILLSQQKELELLKKEQELKNQQDMLKIQLEKQLIERSKEIEENAKKKKDEEFEMVKKEYEKKLETQMNLVNEMKRKAEQGSMQLQGEVQELALESMLAQAFPYDLIEEIKKGQRGADAVQTVINEFGQICGKIIFESKRTQAFGGDWIEKLKTDQRETGAEIAVLVTQVMPKDMDKFGEKEGVWVCGFHEVKSLVFVLREILLRTQMARSVNDNKADKMSILYNFLTSNQFRQQIEAIVEGFSNLKVELDKEKRSMQRIWKEREIQIEKVITNTIDMYGSIKGIAGNAIAPIQYLELPEGEE